In a single window of the Terriglobus roseus genome:
- a CDS encoding ribonucleoside-diphosphate reductase subunit alpha produces the protein MASTTVQTSLSDILPGFPAREETPVMHVKKRNGALEPVDVNKIVRAVQRSGYGLQHVDAIRIASKTIGGLYDGATTRELDAISIDTAASLIAEEPQYSKLAARLLLATILKEVAGQNLHSFSQSVEYGAQVGIVSPAVAEFVRIHMRKLNQAIKEDNDDRFEYFGLRTVYDRYLLRDPLSRKVIETPQHFFLRVACGLAGTAHEAIEFYNLISSHDYMPSSPTLFNSGTKHPQMSSCYLHDSPQDSLESIYDSYKDVALLSKFSGGIGLAFHRVRSEGSLIRATNGLSNGIIPWLRTLDSSVAAVNQGGKRKGACCVYLEPWHADIESFLELRENTGDVSRRTYNLNTANWIPDLFMKRVDEDGMWSLFDPKLVPQFPDLFGEEFEKAYIQAEEDKIYYRQIKARDLYARMMRSLAETGNGWMTFKDACNTKNNQTGKPGNVIHLSNLCTEITEVTSKDETAVCNLGSVNLGRHMKVDENGKTVFDFEKLANTVRVAVPMLDRVIDINFYPVQQALKANNRWRPVGLGVMGLQDVFFQMRLPFDSPEAQALSTKIQEEIYYYAMLATTELAEKNGPHPSFDETRLAQGQFQFDLWKITPSEPERWDALRARIKKSGVRNSLLIAIAPTATIASIVGCYECIEPQISNLFKRETLSGEFLQVNRYLINELKALGMWNEEMRMKLKMSEGSVQNIEDLTDELKAIYRTVWEVPMRSLIDMGAARNAYIDQAQSLNLFSESPNIGRLSSMYMYAWKQGLKTTYYLRSRPATKIAKATVQKAAMSSSLPQTAQAQLQNVSVPEPEQKPIDASAAIACSLENPESCEACQ, from the coding sequence ATGGCGAGCACGACCGTCCAGACCAGCCTTTCCGACATTCTTCCCGGCTTCCCCGCCCGCGAAGAGACACCTGTCATGCACGTCAAGAAGCGCAACGGCGCCCTTGAACCCGTGGACGTGAACAAGATCGTCCGCGCCGTGCAGCGCTCTGGCTACGGTCTGCAGCACGTGGACGCGATCCGGATCGCATCGAAGACCATCGGCGGCCTGTATGACGGCGCCACCACCCGCGAACTGGACGCCATCTCCATCGATACTGCGGCGTCGCTCATCGCGGAAGAACCGCAGTACTCCAAGCTGGCGGCTCGCCTGCTGCTGGCGACGATCCTCAAGGAAGTCGCTGGTCAGAACCTGCACTCCTTCTCGCAGTCGGTCGAGTACGGCGCGCAGGTTGGCATCGTCTCGCCCGCCGTGGCAGAGTTCGTGCGCATCCATATGCGCAAGCTGAACCAGGCCATCAAGGAAGATAACGACGATCGCTTCGAGTACTTCGGCCTGCGCACCGTCTATGACCGTTACCTGCTGCGCGATCCCCTCTCGCGGAAGGTCATCGAGACGCCTCAGCACTTCTTCCTGCGCGTCGCCTGCGGCCTCGCGGGTACCGCGCATGAAGCGATTGAGTTCTACAACCTGATCTCGTCGCACGACTACATGCCGTCATCGCCGACGCTCTTCAACAGCGGCACGAAGCATCCGCAGATGTCGAGCTGCTACCTGCATGACAGCCCGCAGGACTCGCTCGAGAGCATCTACGACTCCTATAAGGACGTTGCGCTGCTCAGCAAGTTCTCCGGCGGCATCGGCCTTGCGTTTCACCGTGTGCGTAGCGAGGGATCGCTGATCCGCGCGACGAATGGTCTGTCGAACGGCATCATCCCGTGGCTGCGCACGCTGGATTCCTCCGTCGCCGCTGTCAACCAGGGCGGCAAGCGTAAGGGCGCATGCTGCGTCTACCTGGAGCCGTGGCACGCGGACATCGAAAGCTTCCTCGAACTGCGTGAGAACACCGGCGACGTCTCCCGCCGCACTTACAACCTCAACACCGCCAACTGGATTCCGGACCTGTTCATGAAGCGCGTGGATGAGGACGGCATGTGGTCGCTCTTCGACCCCAAGCTTGTGCCCCAGTTCCCCGACCTGTTCGGCGAGGAGTTCGAGAAGGCCTACATCCAGGCTGAGGAAGACAAGATCTATTATCGCCAGATCAAGGCGCGTGATCTGTACGCCCGCATGATGCGTTCGCTGGCCGAGACCGGCAACGGCTGGATGACGTTCAAGGACGCCTGCAACACCAAGAACAATCAGACCGGCAAGCCGGGCAATGTCATCCACCTCTCGAACCTGTGCACGGAGATCACCGAGGTCACCAGCAAGGACGAGACAGCTGTCTGCAACCTGGGCTCCGTGAACCTTGGCCGCCACATGAAGGTGGATGAGAACGGCAAGACCGTATTCGACTTCGAGAAGCTGGCGAACACCGTTCGCGTTGCCGTACCCATGCTCGATCGCGTCATCGATATCAACTTCTACCCGGTGCAGCAGGCGCTGAAGGCGAACAATCGCTGGCGGCCGGTGGGCCTTGGCGTCATGGGCCTGCAGGACGTCTTTTTCCAAATGCGTCTGCCCTTCGACTCGCCGGAAGCACAGGCACTCTCGACGAAGATCCAGGAAGAGATCTACTACTACGCCATGCTCGCGACGACGGAGCTTGCGGAGAAGAACGGACCGCATCCCTCCTTCGACGAGACGCGCCTGGCCCAGGGGCAGTTCCAGTTCGACCTCTGGAAGATCACGCCGAGCGAGCCGGAGCGCTGGGATGCGCTGCGTGCGCGCATCAAGAAGTCCGGCGTACGTAACTCGCTGCTGATTGCGATTGCCCCCACAGCAACCATTGCCTCCATCGTCGGCTGCTATGAGTGCATTGAGCCGCAGATCTCTAACCTGTTCAAGCGCGAGACGCTCTCCGGCGAGTTCCTGCAGGTGAACCGCTACCTCATCAACGAGCTGAAGGCGCTTGGCATGTGGAATGAAGAGATGCGTATGAAGCTGAAGATGAGCGAAGGTTCCGTGCAGAACATCGAGGACCTCACCGACGAGCTGAAGGCGATCTACCGCACGGTGTGGGAGGTTCCCATGCGCAGCCTGATCGACATGGGCGCGGCTCGTAACGCGTACATCGACCAGGCGCAGTCGTTGAACCTGTTCAGCGAGTCGCCCAACATCGGCCGCCTGTCGTCCATGTATATGTACGCATGGAAGCAGGGCCTGAAGACGACCTATTACCTGCGCTCGCGTCCTGCGACGAAGATCGCAAAGGCCACCGTGCAAAAGGCCGCCATGTCGTCCAGCCTGCCGCAAACCGCACAGGCGCAACTGCAGAACGTCTCCGTACCAGAGCCGGAGCAGAAGCCCATTGACGCCTCAGCAGCCATTGCGTGCTCCCTTGAGAACCCTGAGAGCTGCGAGGCCTGCCAGTAG
- a CDS encoding ribonucleotide-diphosphate reductase subunit beta, which produces MSTIATPVTTANSVAAPTSILDPGMCLTLRPMKYPVYYDMFRDGIKNTWTVEEVDFSTDLVDLRAKMSPAEIHTIKRLVAFFATGDSIVSNNLVLNLYKHINSPEARLYLSRQLYEEAVHVQFYLTLLDNYVPDQKEREEAFAAVENIPSIQKKAEFCMKWMDSIQALDTLVTRDHRRQFLLNLICFASSIEGLFFFAAFAYVYFFRSKGLLHGLASGTNWVFRDESCHLEFAFEVVNTVRQQEPDLWDADLERQIIEMLEEAVDCEAQFADDLLSGGVAGLSVRDMRAYLGYVADSRLQRLGIAPHFKTKNPFSFMELQDVQELTNFFERRVSAYQTAVEGEVGFGEDF; this is translated from the coding sequence ATGTCCACGATTGCAACACCCGTCACTACGGCTAACTCCGTCGCAGCACCCACATCCATTCTCGATCCCGGTATGTGCCTCACGCTCCGGCCCATGAAGTACCCGGTCTACTACGACATGTTCCGCGACGGCATCAAGAACACGTGGACCGTAGAGGAAGTCGACTTCTCCACCGATCTTGTCGATCTGCGCGCGAAGATGAGTCCGGCTGAGATTCATACCATCAAGCGCCTCGTGGCCTTCTTCGCCACGGGTGACTCGATCGTGTCGAACAACCTTGTACTCAACCTGTACAAGCACATCAACTCTCCAGAAGCACGCCTCTACCTCTCGCGCCAGCTCTATGAAGAGGCCGTGCACGTGCAGTTCTACCTGACGCTGCTCGACAACTACGTGCCGGACCAGAAAGAGCGCGAGGAGGCCTTCGCCGCCGTGGAGAACATTCCCTCCATCCAGAAAAAGGCCGAGTTCTGCATGAAGTGGATGGACAGCATCCAGGCGCTTGACACGCTGGTGACGCGCGATCATCGCCGCCAGTTCCTTCTGAACCTCATCTGCTTCGCGTCGTCTATTGAAGGCCTCTTCTTTTTTGCGGCGTTTGCCTACGTTTACTTTTTCCGTTCGAAGGGCCTGCTGCACGGCCTGGCGTCGGGTACCAACTGGGTCTTCCGTGATGAGAGCTGCCACCTTGAGTTTGCCTTCGAGGTCGTGAACACCGTCCGTCAGCAGGAGCCCGACCTTTGGGACGCCGACCTGGAGCGCCAGATCATCGAGATGCTGGAGGAAGCCGTCGATTGCGAGGCTCAGTTCGCGGACGATCTGCTCTCCGGTGGCGTTGCCGGCCTGTCCGTGCGTGACATGCGCGCGTACCTTGGCTATGTCGCCGATAGCCGACTGCAGCGCCTCGGCATCGCGCCGCACTTCAAGACCAAGAATCCCTTCAGCTTCATGGAACTGCAGGATGTTCAGGAATTGACCAACTTCTTCGAGCGCCGCGTATCGGCTTACCAGACTGCGGTCGAGGGTGAAGTTGGCTTTGGCGAGGATTTCTAA
- a CDS encoding helix-turn-helix domain-containing protein: MRVEEEVRIPDAVDVVEPDQVESTIEAKQIGDRIRRLRMKRSMGLVELGKKTGLSASFLSQLETGRVVPTVRNLARIAITFGKDLSYFFRDEQPITFRILRQSERVRLQKNAGAVPTFLSENLSGLIADSSMVPCIAEFRGTEEEVCFRPRIFEGIEFTMVVEGSLTLVSEMETRTLESGDVAWLDAMRKRQYTCEPGERARAIIITRPNRN, encoded by the coding sequence ATGCGAGTGGAAGAAGAAGTCCGCATCCCCGACGCGGTGGATGTGGTGGAACCCGATCAGGTCGAATCCACGATCGAAGCAAAGCAGATTGGCGATCGCATCCGGCGTCTCCGGATGAAGCGCTCCATGGGCCTGGTCGAGCTCGGAAAGAAGACGGGCCTTTCGGCCAGCTTTCTCTCCCAGCTCGAAACGGGGCGCGTGGTCCCTACCGTGCGCAACCTGGCGCGCATCGCCATTACGTTCGGCAAAGACCTCTCCTATTTCTTCCGGGATGAGCAGCCCATCACCTTCCGCATTCTTCGTCAGTCAGAGCGCGTGCGCCTGCAAAAGAACGCCGGGGCAGTGCCGACCTTCCTGTCCGAGAATCTCAGCGGCCTGATCGCCGACAGCAGCATGGTGCCCTGCATCGCGGAGTTTCGCGGTACGGAAGAGGAAGTCTGCTTCCGCCCGCGCATCTTTGAAGGCATTGAGTTCACCATGGTCGTCGAAGGCAGTCTGACGCTCGTTTCCGAGATGGAGACACGCACACTCGAGTCCGGTGACGTCGCCTGGCTGGACGCCATGCGCAAGCGGCAGTACACCTGCGAGCCTGGTGAGCGAGCCCGCGCCATCATCATCACCCGCCCTAACCGCAATTAG